Proteins encoded in a region of the Quercus lobata isolate SW786 chromosome 8, ValleyOak3.0 Primary Assembly, whole genome shotgun sequence genome:
- the LOC115954615 gene encoding fatty-acid-binding protein 3, chloroplastic-like isoform X2, translating into MVGASAIPIPTPLSLSLSTPIPRISSLRRISNPTLSLCQTHYFSLLVTFPLHFSPHKHRRTQTHFSPNASSSSSGYREKSFAIIGVKVYAAGLYVNPSILSELNAWKGQSTTKIQEIPSLFNSIFQSPLEKSLKIVLVRDVDGKTFWDAFDDAISPRIKAPTSIDESALSTFRSIFQGRPLKKGTFIFLTWLEPSKMLVCVSLDGLPSNVEATIESGSVTLALFDVFFGNGPVSPSLKDSVAKGLATILK; encoded by the exons ATGGTTGGAGCATCAGCAATTCCAATTCCCACTCCACTGtcactctcactctcaacaCCCATTCCCAGAATTTCTTCTCTGAGAAGAATTTCAAATCCCACACTGTCATTGTGCCAAACccactatttctctctcttagttacatttcctcttcatttttctcCCCACAAGCATCGTAGAACACAGACCCATTTCTCTCCAAATGCTTCGTCTTCATCTTCAG GATACAGGGAGAAAAGTTTTGCAATCATTGGTGTTAAAGTCTATGCTGCAGGGCTATATGTAAACCCATCTATTCTAAGTGAATTGAATGCTTGGAAAGGGCAATCAACAACTAAAATTCAAGAGATTCCTTCCTTATTCAACTCAATTTTTCAAT CTCCTTTGGAGAAATCATTAAAGATTGTTCTGGTTAGAGATGTTGATGGTAAAACTTTCTGGGATGCCTTTGATGATGCCATCTCCCCAAGAATCAAAGCACCCACTTCCATTGATGAATCCGCTTTGTCCACATTCCGTAGTATCTTCCAGGGACGACCCCTTAAGAAAGGAACTTTCATATTTTTGACTTGGCTAGAACCATCCAAAATGCTT GTATGTGTCTCATTGGATGGGCTTCCATCTAATGTGGAAGCTACAATTGAGTCAGGAAGTGTGACTCTTGCTctttttgatgtattttttggaaatggaCCTGTTTCTCCCTCCTTAAAAGATTCAGTTGCCAAGGGGTTGGCAACAATCCTCAAGTAG
- the LOC115954615 gene encoding fatty-acid-binding protein 3, chloroplastic-like isoform X1: MVGASAIPIPTPLSLSLSTPIPRISSLRRISNPTLSLCQTHYFSLLVTFPLHFSPHKHRRTQTHFSPNASSSSSVVSAEYTEEPATTVKFQRSLSLPGCSGSLSLLGTGYREKSFAIIGVKVYAAGLYVNPSILSELNAWKGQSTTKIQEIPSLFNSIFQSPLEKSLKIVLVRDVDGKTFWDAFDDAISPRIKAPTSIDESALSTFRSIFQGRPLKKGTFIFLTWLEPSKMLVCVSLDGLPSNVEATIESGSVTLALFDVFFGNGPVSPSLKDSVAKGLATILK; the protein is encoded by the exons ATGGTTGGAGCATCAGCAATTCCAATTCCCACTCCACTGtcactctcactctcaacaCCCATTCCCAGAATTTCTTCTCTGAGAAGAATTTCAAATCCCACACTGTCATTGTGCCAAACccactatttctctctcttagttacatttcctcttcatttttctcCCCACAAGCATCGTAGAACACAGACCCATTTCTCTCCAAATGCTTCGTCTTCATCTTCAG TTGTGAGTGCAGAATACACAGAGGAACCAGCAACCACTGTGAAATTTCAAAGGTCTCTCAGTTTGCCAGGTTGCTCGGGTTCATTGTCTTTGCTTGGAACTG GATACAGGGAGAAAAGTTTTGCAATCATTGGTGTTAAAGTCTATGCTGCAGGGCTATATGTAAACCCATCTATTCTAAGTGAATTGAATGCTTGGAAAGGGCAATCAACAACTAAAATTCAAGAGATTCCTTCCTTATTCAACTCAATTTTTCAAT CTCCTTTGGAGAAATCATTAAAGATTGTTCTGGTTAGAGATGTTGATGGTAAAACTTTCTGGGATGCCTTTGATGATGCCATCTCCCCAAGAATCAAAGCACCCACTTCCATTGATGAATCCGCTTTGTCCACATTCCGTAGTATCTTCCAGGGACGACCCCTTAAGAAAGGAACTTTCATATTTTTGACTTGGCTAGAACCATCCAAAATGCTT GTATGTGTCTCATTGGATGGGCTTCCATCTAATGTGGAAGCTACAATTGAGTCAGGAAGTGTGACTCTTGCTctttttgatgtattttttggaaatggaCCTGTTTCTCCCTCCTTAAAAGATTCAGTTGCCAAGGGGTTGGCAACAATCCTCAAGTAG